In Frondihabitans sp. PAMC 28766, a genomic segment contains:
- a CDS encoding histidine phosphatase family protein has product MPTDGAGAVWLIRHAKQSEERDPGLSPVGVEQAREMAAGMRAHSVERIVSSPARRARQTAEALRAEQPDATVTVDARARERIEFDPEGVDWTWDEFTAEWARCAADADFEPRQGDSSRRTGQRMRELLREMLRELTPRAGSLALVTHEGAILDLLRLVSPQGVVVPKHVRHASVTPLDVAWLND; this is encoded by the coding sequence TTGCCGACTGACGGGGCCGGAGCGGTCTGGCTCATCCGGCACGCCAAGCAGTCGGAGGAGCGCGACCCCGGGCTCAGCCCTGTCGGCGTCGAGCAGGCGCGCGAGATGGCGGCGGGGATGCGAGCGCACTCCGTCGAACGGATCGTCAGCAGCCCGGCCAGGCGCGCGCGTCAGACGGCCGAGGCGCTGCGGGCCGAGCAGCCCGACGCGACCGTGACCGTCGACGCCCGGGCGCGAGAGCGGATCGAGTTCGATCCTGAAGGCGTCGACTGGACGTGGGATGAGTTCACCGCCGAGTGGGCACGATGCGCCGCCGACGCGGATTTCGAGCCACGACAGGGCGACTCGTCACGCCGCACCGGTCAGCGGATGCGTGAGCTGCTGCGCGAGATGCTCCGCGAGCTGACGCCGCGAGCCGGCTCGCTGGCGCTGGTGACGCACGAGGGCGCCATCCTCGATCTGCTGCGGCTCGTCTCGCCGCAGGGCGTGGTTGTGCCGAAGCACGTGCGGCACGCGAGCGTCACTCCGCTCGATGTCGCGTGGCTGAACGACTAG
- a CDS encoding M3 family metallopeptidase yields MTNPFFDESPLPYELPPFADIRDEHFREAFEAGFAEQLAEIATITSDPAPASFDNTIAPLEASGQTLSRVEHVFWNKQSSDSNDTTNALELEFALRFAAHADAIRLDPALAARIEGVYETLGTASAAELSPEEIYLVERYHDEFGRAGAGLADDDKQRLRELNAELSTLQTRFEKNLLADTNDLAVVVDDVAELDGLSDDEIAGLASAAADRGLDGKYLITLVLFTGHPLLASLTNRDLRARVMSASRARGSRGGDNDNRQVLLDIVRLRAERAALLGFPSHAAYVTAGETAGSPDAVDALLSRLAPPAARNARAEQADLEALAGQDPAFSGPVEAHDWAFYTEKVRTSTYAFDATQMRPYFEAERVLRDGVFFAAGSLYGLQFAERPDLVGYHPEARVFEVTSSSGEPVGLYLLDLYTRDSKRGGAWMNPLVSQSALLHPYPVVVNNLNVSKPPAGSPTLLTLDEVTTLFHEFGHALHGLVARVAYPHFSGTNVFRDFVEFPSQVNEMWMMWPEVLANYAKHYETGTPMPSELVAKLTAAEGFNQGFETSEYLAAALLDQKWHALSADEADGLTSVDDVAAFEAAALASVGLDNPAVPTRYSSAYFAHTFSGGYDAGYYSYIWSEVLDADTVQWFEENGGLTREGGGRFRQRLLGVGGSKDPLEAYRDFRGRDAEVAPLLARRRLQ; encoded by the coding sequence ATGACGAACCCGTTCTTCGACGAGAGCCCCCTGCCGTACGAGCTGCCGCCGTTCGCAGACATCCGCGACGAGCACTTCCGCGAGGCGTTCGAGGCCGGCTTCGCCGAGCAGCTGGCCGAGATCGCGACCATCACGTCGGATCCTGCGCCTGCGTCGTTCGACAACACGATTGCCCCGCTCGAAGCGAGCGGTCAGACGCTCAGCCGCGTCGAGCACGTCTTCTGGAACAAGCAGTCGAGCGACTCGAACGACACCACGAACGCGCTCGAACTCGAATTCGCGCTGAGGTTCGCCGCGCATGCCGACGCGATCCGCCTGGATCCTGCCCTCGCCGCCCGCATCGAGGGCGTCTACGAGACCCTCGGCACGGCATCGGCGGCCGAGCTCTCGCCGGAGGAGATCTATCTCGTCGAGCGCTACCACGACGAGTTCGGGCGCGCGGGCGCCGGGCTCGCCGACGACGACAAGCAGCGCCTGCGCGAGCTGAACGCCGAGCTCTCGACGCTGCAGACGCGGTTCGAAAAAAACCTGCTCGCCGACACGAACGACCTCGCCGTCGTGGTCGACGACGTGGCCGAGCTCGACGGGCTCAGCGACGACGAGATCGCCGGGCTGGCGAGCGCAGCGGCCGACCGCGGTCTCGACGGCAAGTACCTCATCACCCTCGTTCTGTTCACCGGCCACCCGCTGCTCGCGTCACTGACGAATCGCGACCTGCGGGCCCGCGTCATGTCTGCCTCGAGGGCGCGCGGCAGCCGCGGCGGCGACAACGACAACCGCCAGGTGCTGCTCGACATCGTGCGCCTGCGGGCCGAGCGCGCGGCCCTCCTCGGGTTCCCGTCGCACGCCGCTTACGTGACCGCCGGTGAGACCGCAGGATCACCGGATGCCGTCGACGCCCTGTTGTCCCGTCTCGCTCCTCCCGCGGCCCGCAACGCCCGCGCCGAGCAAGCCGATCTCGAGGCCCTGGCCGGTCAGGATCCTGCGTTCTCAGGCCCCGTCGAGGCCCACGACTGGGCCTTCTACACCGAGAAGGTGCGCACCTCCACCTACGCCTTCGACGCGACGCAGATGCGGCCCTACTTCGAGGCCGAGCGCGTGCTGCGCGATGGCGTGTTCTTCGCCGCGGGCTCGCTCTACGGCCTGCAGTTCGCCGAGCGCCCCGACCTCGTCGGCTACCACCCCGAGGCCCGCGTCTTCGAGGTGACCTCCTCGAGCGGCGAGCCGGTCGGCCTCTACCTCCTCGACCTCTACACCCGCGACTCGAAGCGCGGCGGCGCGTGGATGAACCCCCTCGTCTCGCAGTCGGCCCTGCTGCACCCGTACCCGGTGGTGGTCAACAACCTGAACGTCTCGAAACCGCCGGCAGGATCACCGACGCTCTTGACGCTCGACGAGGTCACCACCCTCTTCCACGAGTTCGGCCACGCCTTGCACGGCCTGGTCGCGCGCGTCGCCTACCCGCACTTTTCGGGCACGAACGTCTTCCGCGACTTCGTCGAATTCCCGAGCCAGGTCAATGAGATGTGGATGATGTGGCCGGAGGTGCTGGCGAACTACGCCAAGCACTACGAGACCGGCACCCCGATGCCGTCCGAGCTGGTGGCGAAGCTGACCGCCGCCGAAGGATTCAACCAGGGCTTCGAGACGTCGGAGTATCTCGCCGCCGCTCTCCTCGACCAGAAGTGGCACGCGCTCTCGGCCGACGAGGCCGACGGGCTCACGTCCGTCGATGATGTCGCCGCCTTCGAGGCCGCAGCCCTCGCCTCCGTCGGCCTCGACAACCCGGCCGTGCCGACGCGTTACTCGAGCGCCTACTTCGCGCACACGTTCTCGGGCGGCTATGACGCCGGCTACTACTCGTACATCTGGAGCGAGGTGCTCGACGCCGACACCGTGCAGTGGTTCGAAGAGAACGGCGGGCTGACCCGCGAGGGCGGCGGCCGCTTCCGGCAGCGGCTGCTCGGCGTCGGTGGCTCGAAGGACCCGCTCGAGGCCTACCGCGACTTCCGCGGCCGCGACGCCGAAGTCGCGCCCCTGCTCGCTCGCCGCCGCCTGCAGTAG
- a CDS encoding NAD(P)/FAD-dependent oxidoreductase, with protein MAIPVTIIGAGLGGLTLARILHIHDVPVTVYDADASAEARTQGGQLDIHPDNGQVALEAAGLVDEFHAIIHEGGEAARALDPQGAVLLDDPDDGSGRRPEVLRGDLRRILLESLPAGTVRWGKKLVRATSLGDGRHELAFADGTAVETSVLVGADGAWSRVRPLLSDATPDYAGAVFVETYLHDVDFRHTATAEAVGAGAMYALTPGKGIAAHREAGDVIHTYVELMRSEEWIAGIDFSDAAAAKAAVAAEFDGWAPELTALITDGETAPVSRPIYTLPPQHRWARVPGVTLVGDAGHLMPPSGEGANLAMLDGAELGLAIAAHPDDIELALTDYEVAMFPRSEAEAVDAHEMLDLLLGDTAPHGLIALFTGASSDPEEKPAH; from the coding sequence ATGGCAATTCCAGTCACGATCATCGGCGCCGGTCTCGGCGGCCTGACTCTCGCTCGCATCCTGCACATCCACGACGTGCCGGTGACGGTCTACGACGCCGACGCGTCGGCCGAGGCGCGCACGCAGGGCGGCCAACTCGACATCCATCCGGACAACGGTCAGGTCGCCCTCGAGGCTGCGGGCCTGGTCGACGAGTTCCACGCGATCATCCACGAGGGCGGTGAGGCGGCCAGGGCTCTCGACCCGCAGGGCGCCGTCCTGCTCGACGACCCCGACGACGGCTCGGGCCGCCGACCCGAGGTGCTGCGCGGCGACCTGCGTCGCATCCTGCTCGAGTCGCTGCCCGCGGGCACAGTCCGCTGGGGCAAGAAGCTCGTCAGGGCGACATCCCTCGGTGACGGCCGGCACGAGCTCGCCTTCGCCGACGGCACGGCGGTCGAGACGAGTGTGCTGGTCGGTGCCGACGGGGCCTGGTCGCGCGTCCGCCCCCTGCTCTCCGACGCGACGCCCGACTACGCCGGTGCGGTCTTCGTCGAGACGTATCTGCACGACGTCGACTTTCGCCACACAGCGACGGCCGAGGCCGTCGGGGCCGGCGCGATGTACGCGCTGACCCCCGGCAAGGGCATCGCCGCGCACCGCGAGGCCGGTGACGTCATCCACACCTACGTCGAGCTGATGCGCAGCGAAGAGTGGATCGCAGGCATCGATTTCAGCGACGCCGCGGCCGCCAAGGCAGCCGTCGCGGCCGAGTTCGACGGGTGGGCGCCCGAGCTCACCGCGCTCATCACCGACGGTGAGACGGCTCCGGTGTCGCGCCCGATCTACACGCTCCCCCCGCAGCACCGCTGGGCTCGAGTGCCCGGCGTGACGCTGGTGGGCGACGCCGGCCACCTCATGCCCCCGTCAGGCGAGGGTGCCAACCTCGCGATGCTCGACGGCGCCGAGCTGGGCCTCGCCATCGCGGCCCACCCCGACGACATCGAGCTCGCGCTCACCGACTACGAGGTGGCGATGTTCCCGCGCAGCGAGGCCGAGGCCGTCGACGCTCACGAGATGCTCGACCTTCTGCTGGGCGACACCGCCCCGCACGGGCTCATCGCGCTCTTCACCGGTGCGTCGTCCGATCCTGAGGAGAAACCAGCGCACTAG
- a CDS encoding MgtC/SapB family protein yields MTDPTLASLNGQGLEQVGELLLAFLLSSFIGFERQLRHKAAGLRTQAIVGTTSALLILVSKYGFTDVLVAGHIVLDPSRVAAQIVSGVGFLGAGLILTRRGAVRGLTTAAAVWETAAIGMAAGAGLWLLAVIVTALHFIITYGYSIVTRRVAGSPETALQLELTYKDGKGALREVLSRVTDASWSVRRLAVGEPHDEEIKNIVHLTIEVSGSGDPGELLTAISEARGVRSVDLATQEDLD; encoded by the coding sequence GTGACCGACCCGACCCTCGCCTCCCTCAACGGCCAGGGGCTCGAGCAGGTCGGCGAGCTGCTGCTGGCCTTCCTGCTGTCGTCGTTCATCGGGTTCGAACGGCAGCTGAGGCACAAGGCCGCAGGTCTCCGCACCCAGGCCATCGTCGGCACGACGTCCGCCCTCTTGATCCTGGTCAGCAAGTACGGATTCACCGACGTGCTCGTCGCCGGGCACATCGTGCTCGACCCGTCGCGGGTGGCCGCGCAGATCGTGTCGGGCGTTGGGTTTCTCGGAGCGGGGCTCATTCTCACGCGGCGCGGGGCCGTGCGCGGGCTGACGACGGCGGCGGCGGTGTGGGAGACCGCCGCCATCGGCATGGCAGCCGGCGCCGGGCTCTGGCTGCTGGCGGTCATCGTGACGGCGCTGCACTTCATCATCACGTACGGCTACTCGATCGTGACGAGACGGGTCGCCGGGTCACCCGAGACGGCGCTCCAGCTCGAGCTCACCTACAAAGACGGTAAAGGCGCTCTCCGTGAGGTGCTGTCGCGCGTGACCGACGCCTCGTGGAGCGTGCGACGTCTGGCGGTGGGCGAGCCGCACGACGAGGAGATCAAGAACATCGTGCACCTGACGATCGAGGTGTCGGGGTCGGGCGACCCGGGCGAGCTGCTGACCGCGATCAGTGAGGCCCGCGGCGTGCGAAGCGTCGACCTGGCGACGCAGGAGGATCTGGACTGA
- a CDS encoding GNAT family N-acetyltransferase, with amino-acid sequence MEITVDEATADERDVLGRLLELYLHDLSEFTGRDVDEHGLFGYPYLDAYWAEAGRHPYFVRTDGILVGFALVRERVGDPQTTEMAEFFVLRSSRGQGAGSGAARTLLNLFPGPWRLTQVAGNTAATAFWRRLLPDTAVERVLGDGTVEHRFTVT; translated from the coding sequence ATGGAGATCACCGTCGACGAGGCCACGGCCGACGAGCGCGACGTGCTCGGCCGCCTCCTCGAGCTCTACTTGCACGACCTGTCCGAGTTCACCGGGCGCGACGTCGACGAGCACGGTCTCTTCGGCTACCCCTATCTCGACGCCTACTGGGCCGAGGCGGGCCGCCACCCCTATTTCGTCCGCACCGACGGCATCCTGGTCGGCTTCGCCCTGGTGCGAGAGCGCGTGGGCGACCCGCAGACCACCGAGATGGCCGAGTTCTTCGTGCTCCGCAGCTCACGCGGTCAGGGCGCAGGATCAGGGGCCGCACGCACCCTGCTGAATCTCTTCCCCGGCCCCTGGCGCCTCACCCAGGTCGCGGGCAACACCGCAGCCACCGCCTTCTGGCGACGGCTGCTGCCCGACACCGCCGTCGAGCGAGTGCTCGGCGACGGCACCGTCGAGCACCGCTTCACGGTCACCTGA
- a CDS encoding GNAT family N-acetyltransferase, whose product MAQWSDARRPDSARNLVDPGGDVILRRAVLADLDALMALLSDDPISAGRGDTAADDDRPAYHAALEAIVAEPSNELLMVVGADGRALGTMQLTRIPGMARRGSTRLLVEAVRVSSAARSAGIGSAMMRWVTDVAARELGASLVQLTSDAARTDAHRFYERLGFVGSHVGFKYSVR is encoded by the coding sequence GTGGCACAGTGGTCGGATGCTCGACGACCCGACTCTGCCCGTAACCTTGTCGACCCGGGCGGCGACGTGATCCTGCGCCGTGCCGTCCTTGCCGACCTCGACGCTCTGATGGCCCTGCTGTCGGACGACCCGATCAGCGCCGGCCGCGGAGACACGGCCGCCGACGACGACCGACCCGCTTATCACGCCGCTCTCGAGGCCATCGTCGCCGAGCCGTCCAACGAGCTGCTGATGGTCGTGGGCGCCGACGGGCGGGCGCTCGGCACGATGCAGCTGACGAGAATCCCCGGGATGGCGCGACGGGGCAGCACCCGGCTGCTCGTCGAGGCGGTGCGGGTGTCGAGCGCCGCGCGGTCGGCGGGCATCGGGTCGGCGATGATGCGATGGGTGACCGACGTCGCGGCGCGCGAGCTGGGCGCCTCGCTCGTGCAGCTGACGTCGGATGCTGCGCGGACCGACGCGCACCGGTTCTACGAGAGGCTGGGCTTCGTCGGGTCGCACGTCGGGTTCAAATACTCGGTGCGCTAG
- a CDS encoding TetR/AcrR family transcriptional regulator, which translates to MTPRRTDPLSKERIVEIAIDVLDDGGENGLTFRALAAILGTGAGAIYHHVESKAALLAAATDTVIGRVVADADSTAAPTDRIRALALGVFDAIEVHPWVGAELSREPWQLPVVQIFDGFGTSLTALGVPRQARFNAATALLNYLLGLAAQYAAGSRLGSDETDRAAFLKRIAGQWAGLDGDRYPFMREVAAQLPDHDDRAQFIAGFELILVGIESLTERHDLGGTLASRSATRHRAE; encoded by the coding sequence ATGACCCCGAGACGAACGGATCCGCTCTCGAAAGAGCGAATCGTCGAGATCGCCATCGACGTGCTCGACGACGGCGGCGAGAACGGGCTGACCTTTCGCGCGCTCGCGGCGATCCTCGGCACGGGCGCCGGCGCCATCTATCACCACGTCGAGAGCAAGGCAGCGCTGCTCGCCGCGGCCACCGACACTGTGATCGGGCGCGTCGTCGCCGACGCCGACTCGACCGCCGCCCCGACTGATCGCATCCGGGCCCTCGCCCTCGGGGTCTTCGACGCGATCGAAGTGCACCCGTGGGTCGGCGCCGAGCTCTCGCGTGAGCCCTGGCAGTTGCCCGTCGTGCAGATCTTCGACGGCTTCGGCACCAGCCTCACTGCGCTCGGTGTGCCTCGGCAGGCCCGGTTCAACGCCGCGACGGCACTGCTGAACTACCTGTTGGGGCTCGCCGCCCAGTACGCGGCCGGTTCCAGGCTCGGCTCCGACGAGACCGACCGTGCGGCCTTCCTCAAACGCATCGCCGGCCAGTGGGCCGGGCTCGACGGCGACCGGTACCCCTTCATGCGCGAGGTGGCCGCGCAGCTGCCCGATCACGACGATCGCGCTCAGTTCATCGCGGGCTTCGAGCTGATCCTCGTCGGCATCGAGAGCCTGACCGAGAGACACGACCTCGGCGGCACGCTCGCTAGTCGTTCAGCCACGCGACATCGAGCGGAGTGA
- a CDS encoding methyltransferase domain-containing protein, which produces MTTNEERYTHGHHESVLRSHTWRTVDNSAAYLVPHLSPGLSLLDVGAGPGTITVDFAARLAPGSVVGIDASSEIVAQATALAESQDLDNVRFETADVYALPYPDESFDIVHAHQVLQHLGDPVSALREMKRVAKPGGLLAVRDVDYRGTIWAPENPGLDHWMTVYQLVARGNGGEPDAGRHLKGWAREAGLTDIQSSASVWCFASDEERIWWGDSWATRVLESRFYSDALEKQAATDLELQAIARAWTSWRDAPDGWLAMPHGELLARV; this is translated from the coding sequence ATGACCACGAACGAGGAGCGTTACACCCACGGCCACCACGAGAGCGTGCTGCGCAGCCACACCTGGCGCACCGTCGACAACTCGGCGGCCTACCTCGTGCCGCATCTCTCGCCAGGGCTCTCGCTTCTCGACGTCGGGGCCGGCCCCGGCACCATCACTGTCGACTTCGCAGCCCGCTTGGCCCCGGGCAGCGTCGTCGGCATCGACGCGTCGTCCGAGATCGTGGCGCAGGCCACCGCCCTGGCCGAGTCGCAGGATCTCGATAACGTCCGTTTCGAGACGGCCGACGTCTACGCCCTCCCGTACCCCGACGAGTCGTTCGACATCGTGCACGCGCACCAGGTGCTGCAACACCTCGGCGACCCCGTCTCCGCTCTTCGCGAGATGAAGCGCGTCGCGAAGCCCGGCGGCCTGCTCGCGGTGCGTGACGTCGACTACCGCGGCACGATCTGGGCGCCCGAGAACCCGGGCCTCGACCACTGGATGACCGTCTACCAGCTCGTCGCCCGCGGCAACGGCGGCGAGCCCGACGCCGGGCGCCACCTCAAGGGGTGGGCACGCGAAGCCGGCCTCACCGACATCCAGTCGTCGGCCTCCGTCTGGTGCTTCGCCTCCGACGAGGAGCGCATCTGGTGGGGCGACAGCTGGGCGACACGGGTGCTCGAAAGCCGCTTCTACAGCGACGCACTCGAAAAGCAGGCGGCCACCGACCTCGAGCTGCAGGCGATCGCCCGTGCGTGGACGTCGTGGCGCGATGCTCCCGACGGGTGGCTCGCGATGCCGCACGGCGAGCTCCTGGCCCGCGTGTAG
- a CDS encoding helix-turn-helix domain-containing protein, with product MSDTPIPPSRDLDAGALRALAHPLRVKLFEALTTYGCATASGLGERLGESSGSTSYHLRQLERHGLVREVEERGTSRERWWERVPGGIGVSYYDYDDASGRTAAQMVGLEWERARSALLTDFLSDPDEIGRDWYAAATIDTLNITATLPELEALGRAIEQFEKQHIDPLRNRDDVPGARHAQVHFNAFPLPDRDSRTTAPTSSSGEHS from the coding sequence ATGAGCGACACTCCGATCCCTCCGTCCCGCGATCTCGACGCGGGCGCCTTGCGAGCCCTGGCGCATCCGCTGCGCGTCAAGCTCTTCGAGGCGCTGACCACCTACGGGTGCGCGACGGCCAGCGGGTTGGGCGAGCGGCTGGGGGAGTCGAGCGGCTCGACCAGCTACCACCTGCGCCAGCTCGAGCGCCACGGTCTCGTCCGCGAGGTCGAAGAGCGGGGCACCTCACGCGAGCGCTGGTGGGAGCGGGTTCCTGGCGGCATCGGGGTGTCGTACTACGACTACGACGACGCGTCGGGGCGCACCGCGGCGCAGATGGTCGGTCTCGAGTGGGAGCGTGCGCGCTCAGCCTTGCTCACCGACTTCCTGAGCGACCCGGACGAGATCGGTCGCGACTGGTACGCAGCGGCGACCATCGACACCCTCAACATCACTGCCACGCTTCCTGAGCTCGAGGCGCTGGGTCGGGCCATCGAGCAGTTCGAAAAGCAGCACATCGACCCCCTTCGAAACCGTGACGACGTGCCCGGCGCACGCCACGCACAGGTCCACTTCAACGCATTCCCGCTGCCCGATCGCGACAGCCGCACCACCGCACCCACATCATCTTCAGGAGAACACTCATGA
- a CDS encoding SulP family inorganic anion transporter has protein sequence MSAAEPSTALGRTVTVRTALREPRQFSREVLAGLVTTLALVPEVISFSIVAGVDPMVSLVASIVLAITMSILGGRPGVITAAAGSVALVIAPLVHQHGVQYVLPAVILAGVVQIVFGFAGLARLMRFIPRSVMTGFVNALGVLIFTAQVPHVLNVPWLAYVLFALTFAIIFVVPRFTKAVPSPLIAIVVVTAIVIVAHLVVPNVADEGPLTGKLPGITPLLVPLDLTTLRLIWPTALSVAFVGLMETLLTAKLVDEITDTPSHKGRESWALGISNLLAGFYGGIAGCAMIGQTLLNVKTGGARTRISTTVAGVFLLALVTGLSPIMGQIPMVALAAVMMVVAVTTVDWHSVKPSTLRRMPVPETIVMGVTIAVVVITSNLAYGVIVGVVLAMVLFARRVAHVISVDRALAAGAAAVTYTVTGPLFFGSSNDLVDRFDYAQDPTIVTIDLTRAQIWDASTVAALDAIETKYRDHGATVTIEGLDERSRGFHRRLTGHFDG, from the coding sequence GTGAGTGCAGCCGAACCGTCGACCGCGCTCGGCCGAACCGTCACGGTGCGGACCGCCCTGCGCGAGCCGCGGCAGTTCTCGCGCGAAGTGCTCGCCGGGCTGGTCACGACGCTGGCCCTGGTGCCCGAAGTCATCTCGTTCTCGATCGTCGCCGGGGTCGACCCGATGGTCAGCCTCGTGGCGTCGATCGTGCTGGCCATCACCATGTCGATCCTCGGTGGTCGCCCCGGGGTGATCACGGCCGCGGCCGGGTCGGTGGCACTCGTGATCGCGCCGCTGGTGCACCAGCACGGCGTGCAGTACGTGCTGCCGGCCGTGATCCTGGCCGGGGTCGTCCAGATCGTCTTCGGCTTCGCGGGTCTCGCGCGGCTGATGCGCTTCATCCCGCGGTCGGTGATGACGGGGTTCGTCAACGCGCTGGGCGTGCTGATCTTCACCGCCCAAGTGCCGCACGTGCTGAACGTGCCGTGGCTCGCCTACGTGCTCTTCGCCCTGACGTTCGCCATCATCTTCGTCGTGCCTCGGTTCACGAAGGCCGTGCCGTCGCCGCTGATCGCGATCGTCGTCGTCACCGCCATCGTGATCGTGGCGCACCTCGTGGTGCCGAACGTCGCCGACGAGGGCCCGTTGACCGGCAAGCTGCCGGGCATCACACCCCTGCTCGTGCCGCTCGACCTCACCACTCTGCGGTTGATCTGGCCGACCGCGCTCAGCGTCGCCTTCGTCGGCCTCATGGAGACCCTCCTCACGGCGAAGCTCGTCGACGAGATCACCGACACTCCGTCGCACAAGGGCCGCGAGTCGTGGGCGCTTGGCATCTCGAACCTGCTCGCCGGCTTCTACGGCGGCATCGCGGGCTGCGCGATGATCGGCCAGACGTTGCTCAACGTCAAGACCGGTGGGGCGCGCACCAGGATCTCGACCACGGTCGCCGGCGTCTTCCTCCTCGCGCTCGTCACGGGGCTGAGCCCGATCATGGGGCAGATCCCGATGGTGGCGCTCGCCGCCGTGATGATGGTCGTCGCGGTCACGACGGTCGACTGGCACAGCGTGAAGCCGTCGACCCTGCGCCGGATGCCGGTGCCCGAAACGATCGTCATGGGCGTCACGATCGCCGTGGTCGTGATCACGAGCAACCTCGCCTACGGCGTCATCGTCGGAGTCGTGCTGGCGATGGTGCTGTTCGCTCGGCGGGTCGCCCACGTGATCAGCGTCGACCGGGCACTCGCGGCGGGCGCCGCCGCCGTGACCTACACCGTCACGGGGCCGCTCTTCTTCGGCAGCAGCAACGACCTCGTCGACCGGTTCGACTACGCGCAGGATCCGACGATCGTCACCATCGACCTCACCCGAGCCCAGATCTGGGACGCCTCGACCGTGGCCGCCCTCGACGCCATCGAGACGAAGTACCGCGATCACGGCGCCACTGTCACGATCGAGGGTCTCGACGAGCGCAGTCGGGGCTTCCACCGGCGGCTGACGGGGCACTTCGACGGCTGA